The genomic stretch AAGGTGAGGGACTGCAGGCCCATGAGCGCGGTGACGTACCAGGTCACGCGGCTACGCAGGACCATGCCGATCGGCCTGGGCCCGTTCTGCGGTCCCGCCTGCTTGGCCAGGGCCTGGGGCAGCCAGAGCAGCGCCGCCAGCAGGGCGGGCACGGCCAGGAGTGCCGAGACGCCGCGCCAGCCGTACCCGGTGGCGTGCTCTACGGGGATCATCACGGCGGAGGCGGTGGCGGCGCCGGCCACCACCGCCGCGACGTAGACGCCGGTCATCAGGTTGATCCGGGACGGGAAGTGTTGCTTGACGACGGCGGGCATGGCGACGTTCATGGCGGCGATCGCGGTGGCGGCCAGGGCGGAGCCGAGGTAGAGCATCGGCGCGCCGTCGAGGCCGCGCAGCGCCACGCCGGCGGCGATGACGAGCAGCCCGGCCAGCAACGTGCGGTCGAGCCCGATGCGCCGCGCGAGCAGCGGCGCCACAGGGCCGAACACGCCGAGGCAGATCACCATGACCGTGGTGATCGCGCCGCCGCCCGCCGGTGAGAGTCCGACATCATCCATGATCTCGTCGAGGAGCGGAGAGACGCCCGCGATGGCGGGCCGCAGGTTGAGCGCGGCCACGACGAACCCGGCCACGAGCACGGCGGATCTCAACGACATAGGGGAACACTCTCGCACAGCCGCCTTGACAACGTTGTCTGCCCCCTACCTGGTGAGACATGATCCTGGCGTGAGACCGACGATGAAGGACGTCGCCACGGCGGCGGGCGTGGCGCTCAAGACCGTCTCGCGCGTCGTGAACGGCGAGCCTGGCGTGCACCCCGCCACCGCCGAGCGGGTGCGCGCGGCCATCGACCGGCTGGGCTACAGCCGCAACGAGAGCGCGCGGGTGCTGCGCCGGGGCAGGACGGCCACGATCGGGCTGGTCATCGAGGACGTCGCCGACCCGTTCTACTCGGGTTTGAGCAGAGCCGTGGAGGACGTGGTCATCGGCCACGACTGCCTCCTGCTGACCGGCTCGTCCGGGGAGAAGCCGGTCAGGGAGCGGGAGCTGGTCGAGACGTTCTGCACGCGCCGGGTGGACGGGCTCATCGTGGTGCCGGCCGGGGACGACCACACGTACCTGCGGCCGGAGCTGGAGGCGGGGACGAAGGTGGTGTTCGCGGACCGGCCGCCGGGAGCGGGGCTCGACGTGGACACCGTGCTCGCCGACAACGCGGGCGGGGCCGAGCAGGCCATCCGCCACCTGCTCGGGCACGGCCACCACCGCATCGCCTTCCTCGGCGACGACCCGGCGATCTACACCGCCGCCGAGCGGCACCGCGGTTACCGGGAGGCCCTCGGCGGCCTGTACGACCCGCGGCTGGTCTCCATGCGGCCGCCCACGCTGGAGGGGGTGCGGGCGGACCTGGACAGGATGTTCGCCCTGGACCGGCCGCCGACGGCCCTGTTCACCGGCAACGGCCGCTACACCGTGACCACGCTGCGGGCGCTGGCGGGCCGGCCGATCGCGCTGGTGGGCTTCGACGACTTCGAGCTGTCCGACCTGCTCCAGCCTGGGGTGACGGTCGTGGCGCAGGACCCGTCCTGGATGGGCAGGGTCGCGGCCGAGCTGCTGTTCCGCCGGTTGCGCGGCGACGTCGGGCCGCCCGAGCACATCCAGCTCCCGGTACGCCTCATCCCCCGCGGCTCGGGAGAGCTCCCTTGACCAGGGCGTCGCCGAGCGGGGTGCGGACGTACAGGACGCTGCGCCCGGTACGGGTGCCGGCGATCAGGCCGGTCCTCCGCAACGCCGCCACGTGCCCGCCCGTGGTGCCCACGCTCTGCCCGAGCAGGGCCGCGAGCTGCGTGGTCGTGGCGGGCTCGGCCAGCTCGGCGAGCATGCGCGCGCGGCTGCGGCCGATCAGTGACGACAGGTCCGCGTCGGCCGCCGGAGGAGCGACCGCGGTGCCCCTGGCCGGGTAGACCAGCGCATACGGCCAAGCGTCCGCCAGATAGGCGCCGACACTGCCGGTGAACGCGGACGGCAGGAAGAGCAGCCCTCTGCCGCCGAGCCTGTGCGTGCCGCTGTAGTGCATCTCGATCTCGATCTGCCCGCCGCGCCGCCAGTGCACCCGTGGGCTGAGATCCTCCAGCGCCGCCGCCCAGCCGTAGGCCGCCAGCCGTCCCGCCCGCTGCGCCACGTCCCGCTGCAGGATCGCCCGCAGACGCGGCCACTCGTGGGAGAGGATCTCGGTCCACAACGCCTGATAGGCGTCCGCGAACCGCTGCACCACGTGCGGGCCCAGCAGCAACTCGCGGACCGGACCCGTGACAGGCGGGCGACCGGCCAGCGCCCTGGCTATCTCCGCGTGCGCCTGCGCCAGCGGTGTCGCCCGCATGGCGGCCAGCTCGTCCTCGAACGGCACGTCCACCGCCGTGGGCGGCGGGGCGATGAAGTCCACGTTCGTGTTGCCCTTGAAGCCGCTGACCAGCGCGGCGGCTCGCATCGCGAGGTGCTCGCACTCCAACCGCCGGTAGGTGCCCCGCCACCTCGCGACCCACCGCCCGTGCACGCCGGCCTCCATGCGGCCCGCCAGCACCCACTGGGCGTGCATGGCCTCGACCAACGGGGAGATCGCGAACCTGCTGGCCACCAGATCCTGCGGGGTGACCTCGATCACCGCAGCCATCTTTCGGTTATATCCGAAAAAGTCGCCGGCCGGCCCGGCCGCGCCCCAGCATCGGGGGCGTGAAGGGCGCGACGTTCGGCGAGGTGTTCGCCGTCAGGGAGTTCCGGGTGTTGTTCGGCAGCTTCGTGCTGCTGATCGCCGGTGATGTGATCAAGATGCTGGCGCTGGCCGTGCTGGTCTACGAGCGGACCAGCTCTCCCGGGCTGTCGGCCGCGGCGTACATGGCCGGGTGGTTGCCGTTCATCCTCGGCGGGTTGCTCCTGCTGTCGCTGGCCGACCGGGTGCCGCCCCGGGCGCTGATGATCGCCGGCGAGCTGATCAGGGCGGTGACGTGCCTGCTGCTGGCGTACGCGGGGCTGCCGGTGTGGGCGCTGCTGGCGCTGGTGCTGGTCACCGGGCTGTTCTCGCCGGTGTTCTTCGCGGCGCGGGCGGCGATGTTGCCCGAGATCCTGCCCGGGGACGCGTTCGTGCTGGGGCGTTCGGTGCTCAACGTCGCCTCCGCGAGCGCGCAGATCGCCGGGCTGGCCGCCGGGGGCGCGTTCCTGGGTCTCGCCGGGCCTTCCGGCGCGCTGGCGGTCACCGCGGCCCTGTCGGTCGTTGCCGCCGCGGTGCTGCGGGCGGGGCTCCCGCACCAGCCGGCGCGGGGTGCGGCCCGGGGCGGTGCGGTACGGGAGACGCTGCGGGTCAACCGGCGACTGCTGGCAGACGGGCAGGTTCGCGGGTTGTTGCTGGCCGGCTGGCTGCCGTGTGTGTGCCTGGCCGGGGCCGAGGCCATGGTGGTGCCGTACATGGGCGGGCAAGGGCAGGCCGGGGTGGTGCTGGCGGCCGCCGCGGCCGGCATGGCGGTCGGCGAGTTCGCGGTCGGCCGCTTCGCGGCGCCGACGCTGCGTGAGCGGTTGTCTTTGCCGCTGGCCGTGCTCCTGGGGATCCCCTGGGTCGGCTACGCGTTCGGGCCGGAGGTCGTGTGGGCGTCCGTGCTGGCGGGGGTGGCGACGGCGGGGCTGGCGTACCAGCTGGGGCTGCAGCGGCGGTTCGTGGACGCGGTGCCCGAGGAAGTGCGCGGGCAGGCGTTCGGACTGCAGTCCGCAGGGTTGATGACCGGCCAGGCGGTCGGCGCGGCCCTGGTCGGGGCGCTGGGCGAGGCGATCGGGCCTGGCCCCGCGATCGCGGTCGCGGGCGGCGGGGGCATCCTGGTGGCGCTGGCCCTGGCCGGCGTGTTGCGCCCGTCTCCCGCGCCGTACCCGGCTCGCTGATCATGATCGACGACTAGCCTTCTCTCCGGAGAGCACACGGGTATAGTCGTTGCACATCAGTTCAGCAAGCTTGTTCACGAGGAGCGCGTGCAATGAATGCCGCCGACGTCGCCCCGGACGCGCAGCAGGCCAGGTTCCCGCATGAGCTGATGTACGCGGCGGCGCAGCAGTACTACATGGAGGACGCCACGCAGGGCGACATCGCCAAGCGGCTCGGCGTCTCCAGAGCGACGGTGAGCAGGCTGCTCACCGAGGCACGCAAGCAGGGCATCGTCGAGATCAAGGTGCATCGTCCCGCCACGTTGGCGGAGGGCCCGCTGGCCGACGAGGTCGCGCAGGCGCTCGGCCTGGAGCGCGTCTATCTGGTGCCCAAGGTCAGCGGCCCGGCCCTGGGCCCCTGGCTGGCGCCCGGCGTGGCCCGCGCGCTGGCCGCCGTCGGCCTGGAATCCGGCGACGTCGTGCTGGTCTCCTCCGGCAGCACCGTCTACGAGTGCGCCCGCGAAGGGCTCGGCCGGTTCCCCGGCGTCACGATCGCGCCCGCGGTCGGCGGGCAGGAGGAGCCGCAGCCCTGGTTCCAGACCAACGAGACCACCCGCATCCTGGCCGAACGCGTCGGCGGCGTGCCCGCCTACCTCTACGCGCCCGCCCTGCCCGGCCCCGAGCTGTTCTACTCCCTGCAGCACGAGCCGTCCGTGCGTCGCGTCATGGACCTGTGGGCGCATGCCAAGTGCGCGATCGTCGGCGTCGGATCGCCGCCGCTGATGCGGCAGATGGTGCCCTCACTCATGCCACGCGACGCCGACAGCCTGCGCGAGGCCGTGGGCGACGTGTGCATGCGGGTTTACGACCGCGACGGCGCCCCGATCACCTATCCGGGCGGCGAGCGGCTGGTGGCCGCGAAGCTGGAGGAGCTGCGCCGCATTCCCGCCGTGATCGCGGTGGCCGTGGGCGCGGAGAAGGTGCTGTCGATCGTCGCCGGCGCCCGTGGCGGCTACTTCAAGCAGCTCGTCACCGACACTCCCACCGCAGAGGGCCTGGTGGCCGCCGCACGTCAGCTCTGAACATCTGTGCTGGACAAAGTTTCTGAACGCACGCTAACGTGAGCCGCACCACGGGTTTTCCCTTGTGTGAGGGCATGTCCGTGTCTCGGGGGCAGCGAGCGAATGGACCCGTCCGCGAGGACGTAGCGAGTGAGGAACGAATCCGTGAACAGAGTTAAGATGCGGACCTCCGCGTTCACCGCAGTGGCAGTGCTCGCCGGCTCGATGCTGGCCGCGTGCGGCTCAGGCTCCGGCTCCACCGGCGGGACCACCACCAGCGGCGGCGGCGGCGATCTGCAGAACGCCAAGGTCGCCTTCCTCATGCCCGACCTCGCGTCGACCAGGTACGAACTGCAGGACAAGCCGCTGTTCGAGGCGCGCATGAAGCAGCTGTGCCCGACGTGCGAGGTCATCTACCAGAACGCCGACTCCGACGCCGCCAAGCAGCAGCAACAGGCCAACTCCGCACTGGCCCAGGGCGTCAAGGCCATCGTGCTCGACCCGGTCGACTCCGCCGCCGCGGCCACCATCGTCAAGTCGGCGCAGTCGCAGCAGGTGCCGGTCATCGCCTACGACCGGCCGATCCCTGCCACGCCGGCCGACTACTACATCTCGTTCGACAACGAGAAGATCGGCCAGATGATCGCCCAGTCCCTGGTGGACCACCTCAAGAAGGAGAACGCCGAGGGCGGGATCCTCGAGGTCAACGGCTCCCCGACGGACGCGGCGGCCGGGCTGATCAAGAAGGGCATCCACAGCGCGATCGACCCCAGCGGCTTCAAGCTGCTGGCCGAGTACGACACCCCCGACTGGCAGCCGGAGAAGGCACAGACCTGGGTGAGCGGCCAGATCACGCAGTTCAAGGACCAGATCGTCGGCGTGGTCGCGGCGAACGACGGCACCGGCGGCGGCGCGATCGCCGCGTTCAAGGCCGCGGGCGTGAAGGTGCCGCCGATCACCGGCAACGACGCCGAGCCGGCCGCCGCGCAACGCATCATCGCCGGCGACCAGTACAACACGATCTCCAAGCCCATCAAGATCGTGGCCGAGGCGTCGGCGAACGTGGCCTGGGAGTTCATGCAGGGCAAGAAGCCCGCGGGCAAGACCACGCTGTACAACACGCCGTCCGAGTTGTTCACCCCCACGGTCGTGACCAGGGAGAACATCAAGGAAGTGCTGTTCGACAGCGGCATCATGAAGGCCGCCGAGATCTGCACGGGCGAGTACGCCAAGGGTTGCGCCGAGCTCGGAATCAAGTAATGAACGTTCTTTCCCTCCGCGGGATCAGCAAGACCTTCGGCGCGGTGGCCGCGCTCACCGGCATCGACCTCGACGTCGCCGCCGGCCAGGTCGTCGCGGTCGTCGGCGACAACGGCGCGGGCAAGTCGACACTGGTGAAGATCCTGTCGGGCGTGCACCCGCAGGACTCCGGCACGATCACGTTCGAGGGCCGCGAGGTCGACATCCCGACACCGGCCGCCGCGCACAAGCTCGGCATCGCCACCGTCTTCCAGGACCTGGCGTTGTGCGAGAACCTCAACGTCATCCAGAACCTGTTCCTCGGCCAGGAGATCCGCCCGCTGCGGCTGAACGACGTGGCCATGGAGACGCGCTCGTGGGAGCTGCTGCGCCAGCTCTCCGCCAAGATCCCGAGCGTACGGGTGCCGGTCGCGGCGCTGTCCGGCGGCCAGCGCCAGACGGTCGCCATCGCCAGGTCGCTGCTCGGCGACCCGAAGATCATCATCCTCGACGAGCCCACCGCCGCGCTCGGCGTGGCCCAGACCGCCGAGGTGCTCAACCTGGTCGAGCGGCTGCGTGAGAACGGCCTGGGCGTCATCATGATCAGCCACAACATGGCGGACGTGAAGGCCGTCGCCGACACCGTGGCGGTGCTGCGGCTCGGCCGCAACAACGGTGTGTTCGACGTCAGCGAGGTCACCACCGAGGACATCATCGCCGCCATCACCGGCGCCACCGACAATGCCGTCTCTCGTCGCGCGCAGAAAGGAATGCCGTCGTGAGCACACTGACCACGGATCGCCAGGACGAGCGCCTCCAGAACCGCGACGGGCTGCGCGGGGCGCTCGCCGACGTGGTCGAGCGGGCCCGTGGCGGCGACCTCGGCGTCATCCCGGTCGTGGTCGGCCTGGTGGTCATCTGGACCGTCCTGCAGGTGCTCAACCCGGTCTTCCTGTCCAGCGCGAACCTGGTGAACCTCACCCTCGAATCCGCCGCCGTCGGCGTCATCGCGCTCGGCATCGTGTGCGTGCTCCTCGTGGGCCAGATCGACCTGTCGGTCGGCTCGGTCAGCGGGCTCTCGGGCGCGGTGCTCGCGGTGTTGTTCGTGGGCGAGGGGTTGCCGGTCTGGCTGGCCATCGCGGCCTCGGTCATCATGGGCGCCGTGATCGGCTGGCTGTACGGGCAGTTGTTCAACCGGTTCGGCGTGCCGAGCTTCGTGATCACGATGGCCGGCCTGCTGGGGTTCCTCGGGCTCCAGCTGTACGTGCTGGGCACGAAGGGATCGATCAACCTGCCCTTCGACTCGGGGCTGGTGAACTTCGCGCAGCTCGCTTTCGTCCCGGCCTGGTTGTCGTACACGTTCGCGGTGATCGCCGCGGTCTGGCTGTTCGCCAGCGGTTACCTGCACGCGCGGGAGCGGCGCCGGGCGGGGCTGTCTGCCAGGAGCGTGTCCACCCTGGCGCTCAGGAGCGTGGCGCTGCTGGCGGTGCTGGCCTTCGTGGTCTGGTACCTCGGCCAGACGCGCGGCATCGGCTGGATGTTCGTCTTCTTCGTCGCGCTCGTGCTGATCATGCACTACCTGCTGTCGCGGACAAAGTGGGGCCGGGCGGTCTACGCCGTGGGCGGCAATGTGGAGGCCGCGCGCCGGGCCGGCATCAACGTCAGGGCGATCTACACCTCGGTGTTCGTGTTGTGCTCGACGTTCGCGGCGGTCGGCGGCATCCTGGCCGCGGCCAGGCTCGCGGCCGCCAACCAGAGCAGCGGCGGCGGTGACGTCAACCTCAACGCGATCGCGGCGGCCGTGATCGGCGGGACGAGCCTGTTCGGCGGGCGCGGCACCGCGTTCGGCGCGCTGCTCGGGATCATCGTGATCCAGTCGATCTCCAGCGGCCTGACACTGCTCAACCTGGACTCCTCGATCAGGTTCGTGGTCACCGGCGCGGTGCTGCTGCTCGCGGTGATCGTCGACTCGGTGTCGCGCCGGTCGAGGACCTCGCACGGCAGGGCGTGATGGCGATCATCTGCGTGGACGCGGGGACCACGGTCATCAAGGCGGTCGCGTACGACGCCGCCGGCGCGGAGTCGGCCGTCGCCCGGCGCGAGACCGTGGTGTCCAGGCCCGCGCCCGGCCACGCCGAACAGGACATGGCAGCGGTCTGGGACGCGGTCGCGGCCACGGTACGCCAGGTCGCGACGGGAGACGTCGACTTCCTGGCGGTGACGGCCCAGGGCGACGGCTGCTGGCTGGTCGGCGCGGATCTCGAGCCCACCGGACCGGCCATCCTGTGGAACGACGCCCGCGCGGCGGCCACCGTGGACTCCTGGACGCGCGAAGGACTGGCCGCGGCGGCCTTCCGGATCAACGGATCCTCGGCCGCGTCCGGGCTGCCGCACGCGATCCTGACGTGGCTGCGCGAGCACGAGCCTGAGCGGCTGGAGCGGTCGGCCGCCATGCTCACCTGCGGCGGCTGGATCTTCGCGAAACTGACCGGGGAGGCGGTGGCGGAGGAGTCCGACGCCTCCGCGCCGTTCATGGACCTGCGGGCGCGGGCCTACTCGCCCGACCTGCTCGCCATGTTCGGCCTGGAGTGGGCCGAGCGGCTCCTTCCCCCGGTCCGCTCCTGCCCGGTCGGCGAGCTCAGCCCGCAGGCGGCGGCAGCGCTGGGGCTGGCCACCGGGACACCGGTCGTGATGGCCCCCTATGACATCGCCGCGACGGCGCTGGGCGCGGGCGCGGTGGCGCCCGGGCAGGCGTGCGACATCCTCGGGACCACGCTGTGCACCGAGGTCGTCGTCGACTCCCCCGCGCTGGACGGCGACCCGATCGGCATCACGATCGCGTTGCCGGAGGGCTACCTGCGGGCGTTCCCCACGTTCGCGGGCACGGAGGTGGTGCAGTGGACGTGCCGCCTGCTGGGGCTGCGGGAGCCGGCGGAGCTCGGTGAGCTGGCCGGCCGGAGCGCGCCCGGCGCGGGCGGGCTGACGTTCCTGCCGTACCTGTCACCCGCCGGCGAGCGGGCGCCGTTCACGGACCCCCTCGCGCGGGGCGCGATGCTGGGCCTGTCATTCGAGCACGGGCGCGAGCACGTCGCGCGGGCGGCACTCGAAGGACTCACCATGGTGATCAAGGATTGCCTGGCGGCCACCGGCGCGACGGAGCTCGCGCCGACGGAGCTGCGGGTCTGCGGGGGCGGGTCGGCCAGCACCGCCTGGCTCGGGATGATCGCCGACGTCACCGGGCTGCCGGTGCGGCGCTCGGCCGACGCCGAGGTGGGCGCCCGGGGAGCCTTCCTGGTGGGACTGGCCGGCACCGGCGCCGCCCCGTCCATCGCCGCCGCGGCCGCCGAGCACGTACGCCTGCGTGACGGGGTGGAACCCGACCCGGCCCGGCAGGCGTTCTACGCGGGGCTGTTCGACGACTTCCTGACACTGCGCGAGACCAGCGCGGTTTCGTGGCCGCTGCTGGGCGAGATGCGGTCCAGGGGCCGGACATGAGCATCTGGATCGGCATAGACCTGGGGACGCAGAGCGTGCGGGCGATGGCCGTCGGTGAGAGCGGCGAGGTGCTCGGCGTGGCCGGTCGCCCCCTGACCAGCCGCCGCGACGGGCCACGCCATGAGCAGGATCCCGAGGAGTGGTGGCGCGCGCTGGCCGCCGCCACCCGGGAGGCGCTGCGTGACGTGCCGTCTTCCCTGGTCGCGGGCGTGGCCGTAGCCGCCACGTCTGGAACGATCCTGCTCACGGACGTCTCCGGCAGGCCGCTGACGCCCGCCCTCATGTACGACGACCGCCGCGCCGGCGCCGAACGCGTCAATGAGGTCGGCGCGCCCGTGTGGGAGCGGCTCGGCTACCGCCGCATGCAACCCAACTGGGCGCTGCCGAAACTGCTGTGGCTGCTCCCCGACGCTCCCGCCGGAGCCCGGCTGGCGCACCAGAACGACTTCGTGAACCGGCGGCTGGTCGGGCACGAGGTCCCCACGGACCTGAGCAACGCGCTCAAGACCGGCGTGGACCTGATCGAGGAGCGCTGGCCCGCCGAGGTGCTGGAGCTGGTGCCTGCGGAGATCCTCCCCGAAGTCGTACGGCCGGGCGCCCGGCTGGGGGTGGTCTGCGCGGCGGCCGCGGAGGAGACCGGCATACCGGCGGGCACACCGGTGATCGCCGGGATGACGGACGGCTGCGCGGCCCAGCTCGGCGCGGGCGCCACCCGGGCCGGCAACTGGAACTCGGTGCTGGGCACGACGCTGGTGCTCAAGGGCGTGACGAAGGAGCTGCTCCACGACCCGCTCGGCGTGGTGTACTCGCACCGCGCCCCTGACGGCTCCTGGCTGCCGGGCGGTGCGTCCAGCACGGGCGCGGGGGCGTTGACCCGCGACCTGCCGGGCCGCGACCTGGACATGCTCAGCGAGCAGGCCGCCACGCGCTTCAGCGGACACACGCCCATCACCTACCCGCTGGTGTCGCGCGGCGAGCGCTTCCCGTTCGACGCCCCCGACGCCGAGACCTTCACCCTCGGCGACCCCGCCGACGACGTGGACCGGTACGCCGCGATCCTCCTGGGCGCGGCCTTCATCGAACGCCTGTGCCTCGACTACCTCGACCTCCTCGGTGCTGCCGTGGACGGCGAGGTGATCCTGACCGGTGGCGCCACCCGCAGCGCCTTCTGGAACCAGCTGCGGGCGGACGTCCTGGGACGTCCCGTGACGCTGCGCGAGAACGCCGAGCCCGCGCTGGGCATGGCCGTCCTGGCGGGCGGCGACCCCGCCCTGATGATCAGGACCCGCGCGATCGTGGAACCGTCGCACATCGATCTGCGGGATCCGTACCTGCGCTTCGTCGCCGAGCTGGAGCGGCGCGGCTGGCTCTCGGACAAGGCCGCGCGACACGCCCGTGAGAGGACCGCCCGATGACCGACCTCGTCCTCGTCCGCCACGGCGAGACCGTCTGGCACGCCGAGAACCGCTACGCCGGCGTCAGCGACGTCGAGCTGACGCCGCGCGGCCACGCCCAGGCCGCCCAACTGGCCGCATGGGCCGCGGGAGCGGGCCTGTCGGCGGTGTGGGCCTCCACGCTCAGCCGCGCCAGGATCACCGCCGAGGCGAGCGCGGCCAAGAGCGGCGTGGCGCTCCGGACTGACGCCCGGCTGCGCGAGCTGGACTTCGGCGAGGGAGAGGGCCTGACCTCGGCCGAGATGACCGAACGTTTCCCCGGGGCACGCGCCGCCTTCGAGGCCGACCCCGCCGGGCACCCGCTGCCCGGTGGCGAGGACCCGCACGCGGCCGCCGCCCGATTCGTCGCGGCCCTGCACGACATCGCCGCCGCGGACCCGGGCGGCCGGGTGCTGGTGGTCGCGCACACCACGGCGATCAGGCTGGCCCTGTGCCGGCTGATCGGCGTGCCGCTCGGCGAGTACCGGCGGTTGTTCCCGCGCCTGGACAACTGCGCGCTGACCGAGCTGCGTCTGCGCGATGAGGGCGGACGGGCCGCGTTGCTGCAGTACAACTCTCCGATTGGAGCCGTTCGTTGACCATCCGAGTCCTTGTCGCAGGCGACCACTTCGTCCAGAACCGCCTGCTCGCCGACGCGCTCAGGCGCGAGGTCCCCGGCGAGGTGGACATCCGCGAGCTGACGCTGCCGTGGCCGGTGGAGCCGTTCGGCCGGGTGGGTGAGGTGGACGAGGCTTCGGACGTGGAGGACGAGCTGATCGAGGCGCTCCGCGGCGTCGAGGTCTGCGTGACCCAGATGGCTCCCCTGACCAAGCGGGTCCTGGACGCCTCCCCCGACCTGCGGTTGTTCTGCGTGAGCCGGGGCGGCCCGGTGAACGCGAACCTGGAGGCGGCGGCGCAGGCAGGGGTGGCGGTGACGTACGCGCCGGGCCGCAACGCGGTCGCCACCGCCGAGCACACGCTCGCGATGTTGCTGGCCGCCACGCGCAGGATCCCCCAGACGCACGCCGACCTGGCGGGGGGCGTGTGGCGCGGCGACTATTACATGTACGACAACGTCGGCCCCGAGCTGGAGGGCAGCACGGTCGGCCTGGTCGGCTACGGCGCGATCGGCCGCCGCGTGGCCCGCATGCTGGAGGGCTTCGGCGCGGACGTCCTCGTCCACGACCCGTACGTCGACGTGCCCGGCCGGGTGGAGCTCGACGAGCTGCTGCGCCGCTCCCGCTTCGTCTCCCTGCACGCCCGCGCCACCCCGGAGACCGCCGGCATGATCGGCACGGCCGAGCTCGCGGCCATGCCGCGCGGCTCGGTCCTGGTCAACTGCGCCCGCGGCGCGCTGCTGGACTACGACGCGTTGTGCGACGCGCTGGATTCCGGCCACCTGTTCGGCGCCGCGATGGACGTCTTCCCCGAGGAGCCGATCCCGCCGGGCTCGCGCCTGCTCACGACGCCGAATCTGATCATGACACCGCACCTGGCCGGGGCCAGCAAGGAGACGGCGATGAAGGCGGCCGCGATCGTGGCGGCGGACGTGGCCCGCTACGTACGCGGCGAGCCGCTCGTCCACGTGGCCACCCCTTGAGCGCTCGCGCCATGAGCCCGCGCATGAAGAACCTGCCGAGTCGGGACGGGCGCGCCTTCAGCGTGGAGCGCGTAGTCAGCGCAGGCGTTCCAGCCTGCGGCGGGGGCCGGTCACCACGGTGACATCGAACTCGTGGCCGTCGACCGGAAGATCGCCGTCGCCCGACGCCACCACGAGCGCCCCTTTCGACATGGCGAGACCGACGAGCGCGAGCAGGTCGCAGCCGCCGTCGGGCCGCCACGTGGTCAGCACGACGTCGGACTCGGCCAGGCGTACGGGCTGGTCGAGCTCGGCCATCCTGGTCAGGAGCGCCGCGTGCGACATGCGGCGGCCGTCCGCCAGCAGCAGCGCGTCCTGGTGCTCGGCGTCGAGCGCGGGCAGCGCGGTGGGCTCGAGCGTGAGCAGCGTGCGGTAGTCGACCGTGTCGAGCGCCGCGCCGAGCGAGACGATCTGCCGCACCTGGGACCCGGTCGCCGCTGACGTCGCCGTCTCGGCCAGGTCCGGCGTGGTGATGAGGGCACGGGCGCCGCAGGCCCGCAGCCAGGCGGCCATGTCCCCGGCGCCGAGCGCGGGGTCGATGGGCGCCGCCACGCCGCCGGCCGCCAGCACCGTGTGCACGGCCAGCGTCTGCGCGCCCGGCGTCGAGACGTGCACCCCCACGACGTGGTCGCGCCGCACGCCTCTGCGCACCAGCCCGGACGCCGCCCTGGTCACGTCGGTCACCAGCCGCCGATAGCCGTAGACGTGGCCGCCGCGCAGGTCGACCAGCGCAGGCCGGTCACCGCGCTCGTAGGCCCGGCGGAACACCTCGTTGATCACGGTGGCCGAGGCGTCGGGCTGCATGCCCGCCAACGTATGACCGCCCGGGCGGCGCAGCATCCACCGATCTATGTACGCCGATGTGCATTCTGGCGGGCGGGCCCGAGC from Nonomuraea polychroma encodes the following:
- a CDS encoding LacI family DNA-binding transcriptional regulator; translated protein: MRPTMKDVATAAGVALKTVSRVVNGEPGVHPATAERVRAAIDRLGYSRNESARVLRRGRTATIGLVIEDVADPFYSGLSRAVEDVVIGHDCLLLTGSSGEKPVRERELVETFCTRRVDGLIVVPAGDDHTYLRPELEAGTKVVFADRPPGAGLDVDTVLADNAGGAEQAIRHLLGHGHHRIAFLGDDPAIYTAAERHRGYREALGGLYDPRLVSMRPPTLEGVRADLDRMFALDRPPTALFTGNGRYTVTTLRALAGRPIALVGFDDFELSDLLQPGVTVVAQDPSWMGRVAAELLFRRLRGDVGPPEHIQLPVRLIPRGSGELP
- a CDS encoding ArsR/SmtB family transcription factor, with translation MAAVIEVTPQDLVASRFAISPLVEAMHAQWVLAGRMEAGVHGRWVARWRGTYRRLECEHLAMRAAALVSGFKGNTNVDFIAPPPTAVDVPFEDELAAMRATPLAQAHAEIARALAGRPPVTGPVRELLLGPHVVQRFADAYQALWTEILSHEWPRLRAILQRDVAQRAGRLAAYGWAAALEDLSPRVHWRRGGQIEIEMHYSGTHRLGGRGLLFLPSAFTGSVGAYLADAWPYALVYPARGTAVAPPAADADLSSLIGRSRARMLAELAEPATTTQLAALLGQSVGTTGGHVAALRRTGLIAGTRTGRSVLYVRTPLGDALVKGALPSRGG
- a CDS encoding sugar ABC transporter substrate-binding protein, whose protein sequence is MNRVKMRTSAFTAVAVLAGSMLAACGSGSGSTGGTTTSGGGGDLQNAKVAFLMPDLASTRYELQDKPLFEARMKQLCPTCEVIYQNADSDAAKQQQQANSALAQGVKAIVLDPVDSAAAATIVKSAQSQQVPVIAYDRPIPATPADYYISFDNEKIGQMIAQSLVDHLKKENAEGGILEVNGSPTDAAAGLIKKGIHSAIDPSGFKLLAEYDTPDWQPEKAQTWVSGQITQFKDQIVGVVAANDGTGGGAIAAFKAAGVKVPPITGNDAEPAAAQRIIAGDQYNTISKPIKIVAEASANVAWEFMQGKKPAGKTTLYNTPSELFTPTVVTRENIKEVLFDSGIMKAAEICTGEYAKGCAELGIK
- a CDS encoding sugar-binding transcriptional regulator translates to MNAADVAPDAQQARFPHELMYAAAQQYYMEDATQGDIAKRLGVSRATVSRLLTEARKQGIVEIKVHRPATLAEGPLADEVAQALGLERVYLVPKVSGPALGPWLAPGVARALAAVGLESGDVVLVSSGSTVYECAREGLGRFPGVTIAPAVGGQEEPQPWFQTNETTRILAERVGGVPAYLYAPALPGPELFYSLQHEPSVRRVMDLWAHAKCAIVGVGSPPLMRQMVPSLMPRDADSLREAVGDVCMRVYDRDGAPITYPGGERLVAAKLEELRRIPAVIAVAVGAEKVLSIVAGARGGYFKQLVTDTPTAEGLVAAARQL
- a CDS encoding CynX/NimT family MFS transporter; translation: MSLRSAVLVAGFVVAALNLRPAIAGVSPLLDEIMDDVGLSPAGGGAITTVMVICLGVFGPVAPLLARRIGLDRTLLAGLLVIAAGVALRGLDGAPMLYLGSALAATAIAAMNVAMPAVVKQHFPSRINLMTGVYVAAVVAGAATASAVMIPVEHATGYGWRGVSALLAVPALLAALLWLPQALAKQAGPQNGPRPIGMVLRSRVTWYVTALMGLQSLTFYVVLAWLPTIFLDHGLPADQAGYLLSLTNLVQVAASLAVPVLAGRRASQVPYVVGAGVLTVIGYLGVLLAPLTVPWLWMIVLGIGQGASFALALLIIALRPADPATVTALSAVAQSVGYVIAALGPMLFGLLREVSGGWSVPLIAVLGVLMVQILAGWFAGRPATLGKANL
- a CDS encoding MFS transporter, coding for MKGATFGEVFAVREFRVLFGSFVLLIAGDVIKMLALAVLVYERTSSPGLSAAAYMAGWLPFILGGLLLLSLADRVPPRALMIAGELIRAVTCLLLAYAGLPVWALLALVLVTGLFSPVFFAARAAMLPEILPGDAFVLGRSVLNVASASAQIAGLAAGGAFLGLAGPSGALAVTAALSVVAAAVLRAGLPHQPARGAARGGAVRETLRVNRRLLADGQVRGLLLAGWLPCVCLAGAEAMVVPYMGGQGQAGVVLAAAAAGMAVGEFAVGRFAAPTLRERLSLPLAVLLGIPWVGYAFGPEVVWASVLAGVATAGLAYQLGLQRRFVDAVPEEVRGQAFGLQSAGLMTGQAVGAALVGALGEAIGPGPAIAVAGGGGILVALALAGVLRPSPAPYPAR